From the genome of Salvelinus namaycush isolate Seneca chromosome 10, SaNama_1.0, whole genome shotgun sequence, one region includes:
- the onecut3a gene encoding hepatocyte nuclear factor 6: MELTMENIGNLHGVSHSHQTGDLMNSPHHARQSLASHRNLVSHGRSAMVSSMASILEGAGEYRTDHALSGPLHPAMTMSCDSGMTMSSTYTTLTPLQHLPPIATVSDKFHHHPHPHAHHHPAHQRLTAGNVSGSFTLMRDDRSLASMSNLYGHYPKDMSGMGQPLSPLSNGLGSLHNSQQTLGPYGPGAHLSNDKMLSSGGFESHAAMLSRSEEHLARGFGGHGAGIMSSLNGMHHHSHPHSQANGSMLSDRERQTAGGGQGGGSGQVEEINTKEVAQRITAELKRYSIPQAIFAQRILCRSQGTLSDLLRNPKPWSKLKSGRETFRRMWKWLQEPEFQRMSALRLAACKRKEQEQHKDCNMAPKKQRLVFTDLQRRTLIAIFKENKRPSKEMQITISQQLGLELNTVSNFFMNARRRCVDRWHDEHGTSPGQPGTSATTFSKA; encoded by the exons ATGGAACTTACAATGGAAAACATTGGAAATCTGCACGGCGTATCTCATTCTCATCAAACGGGTGACTTAATGAACTCTCCGCACCACGCACGGCAGTCCTTGGCGTCGCATCGGAACTTGGTGTCGCACGGACGGTCAGCCATGGTGTCCAGTATGGCCTCAATATTAGAGGGAGCTGGGGAATATCGCACAGACCATGCATTGTCCGGTCCCTTGCACCCCGCCATGACTATGTCCTGCGACTCCGGGATGACCATGAGCAGCACTTACACTACGCTAACACCGCTGCAGCACCTGCCTCCCATAGCCACCGTCTCGGATAAATTTCACCATCATCCTCACCCGCACGCTCACCACCATCCGGCCCATCAGCGTCTCACCGCCGGTAACGTCAGCGGCAGCTTCACGCTCATGCGGGACGACAGGAGCCTTGCCTCAATGAGCAACCTCTACGGCCACTACCCTAAAGACATGTCCGGCATGGGCCAGCCACTGTCCCCTCTCTCCAACGGCCTCGGGTCTTTGCACAACTCGCAGCAGACTCTTGGCCCCTATGGTCCGGGAGCCCACCTCTCCAACGACAAGATGCTCTCGTCGGGAGGCTTCGAGTCTCACGCAGCGATGCTGTCCCGGAGCGAGGAACACCTGGCCCGGGGATTTGGGGGCCACGGGGCCGGGATCATGTCATCCCTGAACGGTATGCACCATCACAGCCATCCGCACTCTCAGGCTAACGGATCCATGCTCTCTGACCGGGAGAGGCAGACGGCGGGGGGCGGGCAGGGAGGTGGGTCCGGGCAGGTGGAAGAAATAAACACCAAGGAGGTGGCACAGCGAATAACGGCGGAACTCAAGCGCTACAGCATTCCCCAGGCCATCTTCGCCCAGCGGATCTTGTGTCGGTCCCAAGGAACCCTGTCTGACCTGCTGAGGAACCCTAAGCCCTGGAGTAAACTCAAGTCTGGCCGGGAAACCTTCCGGAGGATGTGGAAGTGGCTGCAAGAACCCGAGTTCCAGAGAATGTCGGCACTCAGACTAGCAG CCTGCAAGCGCAAAGAGCAGGAGCAGCACAAAGACTGCAACATGGCGCCCAAAAAGCAGCGGCTGGTCTTCACAGACCTGCAGCGCCGCACGCTCATCGCCATCTTCAAGGAGAACAAGCGCCCGTCCAAAGAGATGCAGATCACCATCTCCCAGCAGCTGGGCCTGGAGCTCAACACCGTCAGCAACTTCTTCATGAATGCCCGGCGCCGCTGCGTGGACCGCTGGCACGACGAGCACGGCACCAGCCCCGGCCAGCCGGGCACCTCGGCCACCACCTTCTCCAAAGCCTGA